The following proteins come from a genomic window of Candidatus Bipolaricaulis sibiricus:
- a CDS encoding Inner membrane protein translocase and chaperone YidC, long form encodes MHARIFLLGALFLVTCSLFAASQPVEIVRLTEEGTEIVGVTTSLLQYKFSQTGGTLRSAFVHFASYGSATLDAVPGWGTGARPTLAFGVSLPFEVWLAEATTDARRYDVETTVPEPDQALIRLTYTGDDLRGSKEFRVRWDALYTMDVAIQVTAPEQRIRVILGHRPMGNDAPALVFLYDGKAYSAPLAPGSYSRFQGLGLVASDRVFFLRLDEGNAVPFLGVNAAGHPVFGLEATQRLDVRGVLYTGRNRYVLLEKAGIAVVAPVGFFSQFLVWVMTFFEWLYRFTGNYGWAILLFTLITRVITHPLMRNQYRSMAKMQRLAPKLKKLQEKYKDDRQTLQQQMMELYRQEKVNPLGGCLPLILQFPILILLWQAIMHSAELIHVSPGFLWLRDLSQPDPYYIMIVLATGAQLLQQWLTQRRMPEPPTGGTQMIGWVFPIVMALLFLSFPAGLWWYWLLATVFQIGQQFIFDLEMARETGRPPTPDAAATP; translated from the coding sequence ATGCACGCGCGCATCTTCCTCCTCGGAGCCCTGTTCCTCGTGACGTGTTCGTTGTTCGCTGCCTCCCAACCTGTGGAGATCGTTCGCCTGACGGAGGAAGGGACCGAGATCGTAGGGGTAACGACGAGTCTCCTGCAGTACAAGTTCTCCCAGACGGGTGGAACACTGCGAAGCGCCTTCGTCCACTTTGCTTCGTACGGCTCGGCGACCCTCGACGCGGTTCCCGGTTGGGGCACCGGGGCTCGACCGACGCTGGCGTTCGGAGTGAGCCTGCCGTTCGAGGTGTGGCTGGCCGAGGCCACAACGGACGCGCGCCGCTACGATGTCGAGACAACGGTTCCCGAGCCCGATCAGGCGTTGATCCGCCTCACTTACACGGGGGACGATCTGCGGGGGTCGAAGGAGTTCCGGGTGCGGTGGGATGCGCTGTACACGATGGACGTGGCGATCCAGGTCACCGCGCCGGAGCAGCGGATCCGCGTCATCCTGGGCCACCGGCCGATGGGGAACGATGCCCCAGCTCTTGTGTTCCTCTACGACGGCAAGGCGTACAGCGCGCCCCTCGCTCCGGGAAGCTACAGCCGCTTCCAAGGCCTCGGATTGGTGGCGAGCGATCGGGTCTTCTTCCTGCGCCTGGACGAGGGGAACGCTGTTCCGTTTCTCGGCGTGAACGCGGCCGGGCACCCTGTGTTTGGGCTGGAGGCTACGCAGAGGCTCGACGTTCGAGGTGTTCTCTACACTGGGCGGAACCGATACGTGCTCCTCGAGAAGGCGGGGATCGCGGTCGTAGCCCCGGTGGGGTTCTTCTCCCAGTTCCTGGTGTGGGTGATGACGTTCTTCGAGTGGCTCTACAGGTTCACTGGGAACTACGGATGGGCGATTCTTCTCTTCACGCTCATCACCCGTGTGATCACGCACCCGCTGATGCGCAACCAGTACCGTTCGATGGCGAAAATGCAGCGGTTGGCCCCCAAGTTGAAGAAGCTCCAGGAGAAGTACAAGGACGATCGCCAGACCCTGCAGCAGCAGATGATGGAGCTCTATCGCCAGGAGAAGGTGAATCCCCTCGGAGGGTGCTTGCCCCTGATCCTGCAGTTCCCGATTCTGATCCTCCTCTGGCAGGCGATCATGCACTCCGCCGAGCTCATCCACGTCTCGCCAGGGTTCCTCTGGCTTCGGGATCTGTCGCAGCCGGATCCGTACTACATCATGATCGTCCTGGCCACGGGCGCGCAGCTCCTCCAGCAGTGGCTGACCCAGCGGCGGATGCCCGAACCGCCGACGGGCGGAACCCAGATGATCGGTTGGGTGTTCCCCATCGTCATGGCCTTGCTCTTCCTCAGCTTCCCGGCCGGGCTGTGGTGGTACTGGCTCCTGGCCACGGTCTTCCAGATCGGTCAGCAGTTCATCTTCGACCTGGAGATGGCGCGCGAGACGGGGCGCCCTCCCACACCGGATGCAGCCGCAACTCCTTGA
- a CDS encoding Riboflavin synthase eubacterial/eukaryotic, producing the protein MFTGIVRTLGEVAERSASRLVVRAEGLVVRPGDSLAVNGVCLTVAEVHDDYLQAHLSAETVARTTLGDLRPGDPVNLEPALRAGDEMGGHVLLGHVDTIGKVSLVERRGEDILLGIAFAPRYDPLLADKGSVGVDGISLTPFAVSEGSLRCAIVPYTWNHTNLSARRVGDRVNLEFDILAKYVLGWRER; encoded by the coding sequence ATGTTCACCGGCATCGTGCGAACCCTGGGAGAGGTGGCCGAACGTTCTGCCTCCCGGCTCGTCGTCCGCGCGGAGGGGCTCGTTGTCCGTCCGGGCGACAGCCTGGCCGTGAACGGCGTCTGCCTCACCGTGGCCGAAGTGCACGACGACTATCTCCAGGCCCATCTCTCCGCAGAGACCGTCGCCCGGACAACCCTTGGCGACCTTCGCCCCGGGGACCCGGTGAACCTCGAGCCCGCCCTCCGCGCAGGCGACGAAATGGGGGGACACGTCCTCCTTGGCCATGTGGACACGATCGGCAAGGTCTCCCTCGTCGAGCGACGAGGAGAGGACATCTTGCTCGGGATCGCGTTTGCCCCCCGCTACGACCCCCTCCTCGCCGACAAGGGGTCAGTCGGGGTCGACGGGATCAGCCTCACCCCGTTCGCGGTGAGCGAGGGCTCGCTTCGGTGCGCGATCGTCCCCTATACGTGGAACCACACCAACCTCTCCGCGCGCCGGGTCGGGGACCGGGTGAACCTGGAGTTTGACATCCTGGCAAAATACGTGCTTGGGTGGAGGGAGCGGTGA
- a CDS encoding 3,4-dihydroxy-2-butanone 4-phosphate synthase, translating into MKLATVEEAVEALRAGRMIIVVDDEDRENEGDLVLAAEKATPDAINFMLREGRGLLCVPLPREWAKRLELRPMVEPPEDSHETAFTISVDARRGVSTGISAADRARTILVLADPTSGPEDLARPGHVFPLIARDGGVLRRAGHTEATVDLCRLAGLQPVGVICEIMNDDGTMARLPELIRFAERHGLLILTIADLIAYRKKREKLVERVCDAELPTTFGQFKVVTFRDILTGQEHLALVKGDVSGQEPVLVRVHSECLTGDALGSLRCDCGDQLRSAMATIEREGRGVVLYMRQEGRGIGLLGKLCAYHLQDQGLDTVEANLQLGYPADLREYGIGAQMLVDLGVQRIRLLTNNPRKVAGLTGYGLAIVDTVPIEVEPNPFNLRYLKAKKEKLGHKLDKV; encoded by the coding sequence GTGAAGCTAGCGACGGTCGAGGAAGCGGTGGAGGCGCTCCGCGCGGGCCGGATGATCATCGTCGTGGACGATGAGGACCGGGAGAACGAGGGCGACCTCGTGCTGGCGGCGGAGAAGGCAACTCCAGACGCGATCAACTTCATGCTCCGCGAGGGGCGGGGCCTGCTGTGTGTCCCCCTGCCGCGGGAATGGGCGAAGCGGTTGGAGCTTCGGCCGATGGTCGAGCCGCCCGAGGACAGCCACGAGACAGCGTTCACGATCTCCGTCGACGCCCGCCGCGGCGTGTCCACCGGGATCTCCGCCGCCGACCGGGCGCGGACGATCCTCGTCCTCGCCGATCCCACCAGCGGGCCGGAGGACCTCGCCCGCCCCGGCCACGTGTTCCCCCTCATCGCACGCGACGGCGGCGTCCTGCGCCGAGCCGGGCACACCGAGGCGACGGTCGACCTCTGTCGTCTCGCCGGGCTCCAGCCCGTGGGTGTGATCTGCGAGATCATGAACGATGACGGGACGATGGCCAGGCTCCCCGAGCTCATCCGGTTTGCCGAGCGGCACGGCCTCCTCATCCTCACCATCGCCGACTTGATCGCGTACCGCAAGAAGCGGGAGAAGCTCGTGGAGCGGGTCTGCGATGCCGAGCTTCCCACGACGTTCGGTCAGTTCAAGGTCGTCACCTTCCGCGACATCCTCACTGGCCAGGAACACCTTGCCCTCGTCAAGGGCGACGTGTCGGGGCAGGAGCCGGTCCTCGTGCGCGTCCACTCGGAGTGCCTCACCGGCGATGCCTTGGGGTCCCTGCGCTGCGACTGCGGGGACCAGCTCCGGTCAGCGATGGCCACCATCGAGCGCGAGGGACGGGGGGTCGTCCTCTACATGCGGCAGGAGGGGCGGGGGATCGGGCTGTTGGGCAAGCTGTGTGCCTACCACCTGCAGGACCAAGGCCTGGACACGGTGGAGGCGAACCTCCAGCTCGGGTACCCGGCCGACCTCCGCGAGTACGGGATCGGGGCCCAGATGCTCGTTGACCTCGGGGTACAGCGGATCCGGCTCCTCACGAACAACCCCCGCAAGGTGGCCGGGCTCACCGGGTACGGCCTGGCGATCGTGGACACCGTGCCGATCGAGGTCGAGCCGAACCCGTTCAACCTGCGCTACCTCAAGGCGAAGAAGGAGAAGCTCGGCCACAAGCTGGACAAGGTGTGA
- a CDS encoding 6,7-dimethyl-8-ribityllumazine synthase codes for MAVYEGKLDGKGLKVGIAVSRFNDLVTKELLGGALDRLHRLGVAEKDISVAWVPGAFELPRAVRALGASKKFHGVLALAAVVRGATPHFEYVAAEAAKGLAKLNLDLPVPVAFGVLTADTMDQALERAGGKVGNKGAQAAEALVEMINLERAIGR; via the coding sequence ATGGCGGTGTACGAAGGCAAGCTCGATGGCAAGGGCCTCAAGGTTGGGATCGCCGTGTCGCGGTTCAACGACCTCGTGACGAAGGAGCTTCTGGGCGGGGCGCTCGATCGGCTGCACCGGCTGGGGGTAGCGGAGAAGGACATCTCGGTGGCGTGGGTTCCGGGGGCGTTCGAGCTCCCCCGCGCCGTCCGCGCGCTGGGGGCGTCGAAGAAGTTCCACGGCGTGCTCGCCCTCGCCGCGGTCGTGCGGGGGGCCACCCCCCACTTCGAGTACGTGGCCGCCGAGGCCGCCAAGGGCCTGGCCAAGCTCAACCTCGACCTTCCCGTGCCGGTGGCATTCGGCGTCCTCACCGCCGACACGATGGACCAGGCCCTCGAGCGGGCGGGCGGCAAGGTCGGGAACAAGGGCGCCCAGGCCGCCGAAGCCCTTGTGGAGATGATCAACCTGGAGCGGGCGATCGGGAGATGA